One window from the genome of Carassius carassius chromosome 15, fCarCar2.1, whole genome shotgun sequence encodes:
- the cacng7b gene encoding voltage-dependent calcium channel gamma-7 subunit has protein sequence MSSCSSRALTLLSTVFGACGLLLVGVAVATDYWLLMEEGIVLQQNQTVDVKMALHSGLWRVCFIAGTEKGRCVASEYFTEPEIEITTENTANILKMVRTATPFPMVSLLFVFMAFIISNVGHIRPQRTILAFVSGIFFILSGLSLVVGLVLYISSINDEVMNRPREPEQFFNYRYGWSFAFAASSFLLKEGAGVMSVYLFMKRYAEEEMYRPHPALYRPRLSEGSDYSGQYLHPETWPPPQRARSASEISSDISIQLTQNPHPPSKISGQQSTSSPGITAASSPNSGAGYQLQSPGSAAPFPHNHPLHPGAHGAAAASQTLPLSAALTAVPPPHYHTHMRMSYSPC, from the exons atgagCTCTTGCAGCAGCAGGGCTCTGACTCTGCTCTCCACAGTGTTTGGGGCGTGCGGACTGCTGTTGGTGGGGGTTGCCGTGGCGACAGATTATTGGCTGCTGATGGAGGAGGGAATCGTACTGCAGCAGAATCAGACTGTCGATGTCAAGATGGCATTACATTCAGGCCTCTGGAGAGTTTGTTTCATAGCAG GTACAGAGAAAGGTAGATGTGTGGCCTCTGAGTATTTCACCGAGCCAGAGATTGAAATCACCACAGAAAACACTGCAAATATCCTCA AGATGGTGCGGACAGCTACGCCCTTCCCTATGGTGTCCCTGCTCTTCGTTTTCATGGCCTTCATCATCAGTAACGTGGGCCACATCCGTCCGCAGCGCACCATCCTGGCCTTCGTTTCTGGAATCTTCTTCATCCTCTCAG ggttGAGTCTGGTGGTGGGGTTGGTGCTGTATATCTCTAGTATCAATGATGAAGTTATGAACAGGCCGCGGGAGCCAGAGCAGTTCTTCAACTACCGCTATGGCTGGTCCTTTGCTTTTGCTGCCAGCTCCTTCCTGCTCAAAGAG GGTGCTGGTGTGATGTCAGTGTATCTCTTTATGAAGCGTTATGCTGAAGAGGAGATGTATAGGCCTCACCCGGCTCTCTATCGCCCCCGCCTTTCTGAGGGCAGCGACTACAGTGGCCAGTACCTGCACCCAGAGACCTGGCCTCCCCCCCAGCGTGCTCGGAGCGCCTCCGAGATCTCCAGCGACATCTCCATCCAGCTCACGCAGAACCCCCACCCCCCATCGAAGATCAGCGGCCAGCAGAGCACATCATCTCCAGGAATCACTGCTGCGTCCAGTCCCAACTCTGGAGCTGGATACCAGCTGCAATCACCAGGTTCTGCAGCTCCATTCCCCCACAACCATCCCCTCCACCCTGGGGCACACGGGGCAGCTGCAGCATCCCAGACCCTGCCTCTGTCTGCAGCGCTCACTGCAGTGCCACCCCCACACTATCACACACATATGCGCATGAGCTACTCACCATGCTAA